The following proteins come from a genomic window of Eubalaena glacialis isolate mEubGla1 chromosome X, mEubGla1.1.hap2.+ XY, whole genome shotgun sequence:
- the TEX13B gene encoding testis-expressed protein 13B yields MALKPEDPSNGFQHDMVVAFINERMSRHEKGSAFYLGNIHLSWAEVEDKLQATLEDRQVPSEAKEACVWGSLALGVRFAHRQSQLHTRKVQWLQDFTELHKSAAEALVSDLKLLKAQQEVERKEAAFLLQLAHARLAEVQRERDLLKWKLAQAEPVAKGPGLATASGTGAEGAGEEEEEAGATAPAAAASGATEGGGRQKGVEGSEAAEGAEELRGDLMQLPGVGNQKKYTSDAPTPSPPTSSPPAAPFTAGAPSQRSPRWGPSDSSLRSDVGGQNRVLYKGPVPFRESQSEAPGSRETEKQRGVDPVTPDVQSGSPTTFHFLQLC; encoded by the exons ATGGCCTTGAAACCCGAGGACCCCAGTAATGGGTTCCAGCATGACATGGTGGTGGCCTTCATCAACGAGAGGATGAGCAGGCACGAGAAAGGCTCTGCGTTCTATCTCGGGAATATACACTTGTCCTGGGCGGAGGTGGAGGACAAGCTCCAGGCCACACTGGAGGATCGTCAGGTGCCCAGCGAGGCCAAAGAGGCCTGTGTCTGGGGCAGCCTGGCCCTGGGCGTGCGCTTCGCCCACAGGCAGAGCCAGTTACACACGCGCAAGGTGCAGTGGCTGCAAGACTTCACCGAACTGCACAAGTCGGCCGCGGAGGCCTTGGTCTCAGACCTGAAGTTGCTCAAGGCACAGCAGGAGGTGGAGCGCAAGGAGGCGGCCTTCCTGCTGCAGCTAGCCCATGCCAGGCTGGCGGAGGTGCAGAGAGAGCGGgacctcctgaagtggaagctgGCGCAGGCA GAGCCGGTTGCAAAGGGACCAGGCCTGGCCACTGCCAGTGGGACCGGGGCAGAAGGAGcaggtgaggaggaagaggaggcaggggCCACTGCTCCTGCTGCAGCCGCTTCTGGAGCcacagaaggaggaggaagacagaAGGGTGTGGAAGGGTCAGAAGCTGCCGAGGGAGCAGAGGAGCTGCGCGGAGACCTTATGCAGCTTCCCGGAGTTGGGAACCAGAAAAAGTACAcctctg ACGCACCCACACCATCCCCACCCACGTCCTCCCCACCAGCAGCGCCGTTCACAGCAGGAGCTCCATCTCAGAGGTCTCCCCGCTGGGGGCCCTCTGATTCTAGCTTGCGGTCTGATGTGGGGGGCCAG AACCGCGTGCTTTACAAAGGCCCAGTGCCCTTTAGAGAATCACAGTCTGAGGCCCCAGggagcagagagacagagaagcagagaggagtTGATCCCGTGACCCCAGACGTGCAGAGTGGCAGCCCGACCACTTTTCACTTCCTGCAGTTGTGCTGA